One Blastocatellia bacterium DNA window includes the following coding sequences:
- a CDS encoding tetratricopeptide repeat protein, which produces MTNLLSPTGDVPSAQSQAPTIRTGDVPSAQSQAPTIRTGDIPSAQSQAATLKLELPKKRSFIKLISGAILLVIVGVGAFYLGSQWNKPPRENQGSITTPVSSDAAEPTTSGQARTGTPDTTATTQPAASQPTTPTHPNAPPTTLREQPTASSQPAHPPEKRRTTDAPPTATESPVKAKTKSTTSAKEYYDQGIEDLNAGRYDAALEKFEQVKRLSPDNKDVYYLIGQAYHKSKRLAEALRAYEQCTSGPYASLAAQHVKALSKQLKKSN; this is translated from the coding sequence ATGACTAACCTCCTCTCCCCCACCGGCGACGTACCTTCGGCACAGTCCCAAGCACCGACGATCAGGACTGGCGACGTACCTTCGGCACAGTCCCAAGCACCAACAATCAGGACCGGCGACATACCTTCGGCACAGTCCCAAGCAGCGACCCTCAAGCTCGAACTTCCCAAGAAAAGATCATTCATCAAGCTGATCAGCGGCGCAATACTGCTAGTGATTGTTGGCGTCGGCGCGTTCTATCTCGGCTCACAATGGAACAAGCCGCCGCGTGAAAACCAAGGCTCCATCACGACGCCTGTCAGCTCTGACGCCGCAGAGCCAACAACGTCAGGTCAAGCTCGAACAGGCACGCCTGACACAACCGCTACAACCCAACCAGCCGCTTCTCAACCGACGACACCTACTCATCCCAACGCGCCGCCTACGACATTGCGCGAACAACCAACAGCTTCATCACAACCTGCTCACCCACCTGAGAAAAGAAGAACAACCGATGCCCCGCCGACTGCAACAGAATCGCCAGTTAAGGCAAAAACAAAATCAACCACGTCGGCCAAGGAATACTATGATCAGGGGATTGAAGACCTGAATGCCGGTCGCTACGACGCCGCATTAGAAAAGTTTGAACAGGTCAAACGCTTGAGCCCCGATAACAAGGATGTCTACTACCTGATTGGCCAGGCGTATCATAAATCAAAACGACTGGCTGAAGCGTTGCGCGCTTATGAACAGTGTACGTCCGGTCCCTATGCCAGCCTCGCCGCGCAGCATGTCAAGGCGCTGAGCAAGCAGCTTAAAAAGTCCAATTGA
- the rlmD gene encoding 23S rRNA (uracil(1939)-C(5))-methyltransferase RlmD, with protein sequence MSLAGQQDSPLIIEEAEQAVAPWHALPYDEQLLRKSQMARQTLGQAYGPLIRAIVPSPRIVGHRNKMEFSFGYDAQDRPALGFHRRGKFWQVADLNRSAFLSETANHVYTMIKQWAFATKLPCYRQRNHQGFFRHLVLREGKRTGEILVCLVVNPIGFQEALARVRAELIAMTESEPAVTSLWLASRQSVGDAALGEQYELLRGRPTIREQILELFFHVSPTSFLQVNTFGAERLYQCVRELAASFAHRRVLIDLFCGSGGIGLALSHLFSSVVGVDFDAESIRMAGENAAANHIRNAVFRCAKAKQLREWVGESVDALVVDPPRAGLSPKVARQINQLAPQRVIYISCNPASFRDDMQTLQLRYDVLQITPIDLFPHTPHLELVALLERR encoded by the coding sequence ATGTCATTGGCTGGTCAACAGGACAGTCCATTGATAATTGAAGAAGCAGAACAGGCCGTCGCGCCGTGGCATGCTCTCCCTTATGACGAGCAATTGCTACGAAAGAGCCAGATGGCGCGGCAGACGCTAGGCCAGGCTTATGGACCGCTCATCCGGGCGATTGTGCCGAGTCCGCGTATCGTCGGCCATCGAAACAAAATGGAATTCTCCTTCGGGTACGACGCCCAGGATCGTCCGGCGCTTGGTTTCCATCGGCGGGGGAAATTCTGGCAGGTGGCTGATCTGAACCGCAGCGCGTTTCTTTCTGAGACAGCCAATCACGTTTATACGATGATCAAACAATGGGCATTTGCGACCAAGTTACCCTGTTACCGCCAGCGCAATCATCAGGGCTTCTTTCGTCATCTGGTGCTCCGGGAAGGGAAGCGCACCGGTGAGATTCTTGTCTGTCTGGTTGTGAACCCGATCGGGTTTCAAGAGGCATTGGCCCGCGTCAGGGCAGAGCTCATCGCCATGACCGAATCGGAACCGGCTGTCACGTCGCTCTGGCTTGCTTCGCGGCAATCGGTTGGCGACGCCGCGCTAGGTGAACAGTATGAATTATTGCGAGGACGCCCTACCATCCGTGAACAAATTCTCGAACTCTTCTTTCATGTATCACCCACATCGTTTCTGCAAGTGAACACGTTTGGCGCTGAGCGGCTCTACCAGTGCGTCCGCGAGCTGGCTGCGAGCTTCGCTCACCGCCGAGTGTTGATTGATTTGTTTTGTGGCAGTGGCGGGATTGGATTGGCGCTGAGCCACCTGTTTTCCAGCGTCGTGGGTGTGGACTTCGACGCGGAGTCAATCCGTATGGCCGGCGAGAATGCCGCGGCCAATCATATCCGGAATGCCGTCTTCCGATGCGCCAAAGCCAAACAATTGCGCGAGTGGGTCGGGGAATCCGTTGATGCGCTTGTGGTGGACCCACCGCGAGCCGGGCTTTCGCCCAAAGTGGCGCGACAGATCAATCAGCTTGCCCCGCAGCGGGTCATTTACATTTCTTGTAATCCGGCGAGCTTTCGCGACGATATGCAAACATTACAATTGCGGTATGACGTTTTGCAGATCACCCCGATTGATTTGTTTCCTCACACGCCGCATCTGGAATTGGTCGCCTTACTGGAACGCCGATGA
- a CDS encoding sigma-70 family RNA polymerase sigma factor, producing the protein MSVFVSLIPEEIQLAKLRRILLGLERWIMEAVGQVVERGVQEQLWTLQIRQIAAGDQVALGQLYDGTSRFVYGLALRILGDPGEAEEVTLDVYEQVWRQAGDYSLQRGTPLVWLTMLTRSRAIDRLRVAKRQRHREESLDEAHYFTSTLASPEEDALTVERRQLVQEALRSLNPDQRQAVELAYFHGMSHAEIAQYLGEPLGTVKTRIRSGMMKLREWLLPLQEGLQA; encoded by the coding sequence GTGAGCGTTTTTGTCTCTTTGATTCCTGAAGAAATCCAATTGGCCAAGTTGCGACGTATTTTGCTGGGGTTGGAGCGATGGATAATGGAGGCTGTGGGACAAGTGGTTGAGCGTGGCGTTCAGGAGCAGCTATGGACGTTACAGATTCGCCAGATCGCAGCAGGGGATCAGGTGGCGCTCGGTCAACTCTATGATGGAACGAGCCGCTTCGTGTATGGTTTGGCCTTACGAATTTTGGGTGATCCAGGAGAAGCAGAAGAAGTGACCTTGGATGTCTACGAACAAGTCTGGCGGCAAGCCGGTGATTATAGCCTTCAACGGGGAACCCCTTTGGTCTGGTTGACCATGTTGACTCGTAGCCGCGCGATTGATCGTCTTCGTGTGGCCAAACGCCAACGCCATCGTGAAGAATCCTTAGACGAGGCGCATTATTTCACCTCCACGTTGGCCAGCCCTGAAGAGGATGCTCTGACCGTAGAGCGACGCCAGCTTGTGCAAGAAGCCTTGCGCAGCTTGAATCCTGATCAGCGCCAGGCGGTTGAGCTGGCCTATTTTCATGGCATGTCGCACGCGGAGATTGCCCAGTATCTGGGAGAGCCACTGGGAACTGTGAAGACGCGCATCCGGTCGGGCATGATGAAGCTGCGGGAATGGCTTCTTCCATTACAAGAAGGACTTCAGGCATGA
- a CDS encoding D-aminoacylase — MRAQPLTRRTLLGRVLILLIAFAVVGGPAPPGVFPRTPERASSLVIINGAIIAGDGRPAFRANLRIEGDRIARIGRFEPKPDEDILDARGLIVAPGFIDLHNHSDRGLESEPTAISQISQGITTIVVGQDGSSAWPVGEFLAEREKRPSAVNLITLVGHATVRQQVMGQDTGRPATDAEIAAMADLVEQAMREGAFGLSTGLEYDIGHPSTTEEVIALARRAARQGGIYVSHIRDEGDRVFEALDEALRIGREAKIPVHISHIKLGTVSVWGKAQKAVALIVRARHQGQDVTADCYPYDAWSSTITVLVPSRRHTDRAAVAKGIADVGGAANVLVTNCHAHPNYEGKTLLEIAREHNTTPVDIYMEIVRDGGASVVCRSMKESDIRVFYRQPWVMVASDGGIGMRHPRAAGAFPRVLGEYVRTRRWLRLEEAIRKMTSAPAARLGLKDRGLLAEGMKADFVIFDPQRVSDRSTFREPHLLSVGIEYVFVNGVRVWEKGRATGHLPGVVIRK; from the coding sequence ATGAGGGCGCAACCACTCACACGTCGCACACTGTTAGGCAGAGTCTTGATCCTTCTTATTGCATTTGCCGTGGTCGGAGGCCCAGCTCCACCGGGAGTTTTCCCGCGAACGCCGGAGCGAGCCTCGTCTCTTGTCATCATCAACGGAGCAATCATTGCAGGAGATGGTCGTCCCGCTTTTCGTGCGAATCTGCGCATCGAAGGGGATCGCATTGCGCGCATCGGACGATTCGAGCCAAAACCGGACGAGGATATTCTCGACGCCAGGGGTTTAATCGTCGCGCCGGGATTCATTGATCTGCATAACCATTCGGATCGAGGGCTGGAGAGCGAGCCGACGGCCATCAGTCAGATCTCCCAGGGAATCACCACGATCGTCGTGGGACAGGATGGTAGCTCGGCATGGCCCGTTGGCGAGTTTCTCGCCGAGCGGGAGAAGCGTCCCTCAGCCGTCAATCTGATCACGCTCGTCGGTCATGCAACGGTGCGACAGCAGGTGATGGGCCAAGACACTGGGCGTCCGGCTACCGATGCGGAAATTGCCGCCATGGCCGATCTCGTCGAACAAGCGATGCGCGAGGGCGCGTTTGGCCTCTCCACCGGATTGGAGTACGACATCGGCCATCCCAGCACGACCGAGGAAGTGATCGCGCTCGCTCGACGAGCTGCTCGTCAGGGCGGCATCTACGTGAGCCACATCCGCGATGAAGGCGACAGAGTGTTCGAGGCGCTCGATGAAGCCCTTCGCATCGGGCGCGAGGCCAAGATTCCCGTTCACATCTCCCACATCAAGCTGGGGACGGTGAGCGTTTGGGGCAAAGCTCAGAAGGCCGTCGCCCTCATCGTGCGCGCCCGCCATCAGGGACAGGATGTGACCGCCGACTGCTATCCCTATGACGCTTGGTCTTCGACCATCACCGTGCTCGTCCCCAGTCGCCGTCATACAGATCGTGCTGCTGTGGCCAAAGGCATCGCCGACGTCGGCGGAGCGGCGAACGTACTGGTGACCAACTGCCACGCTCATCCCAATTACGAAGGGAAAACGCTCCTGGAGATCGCCCGCGAACATAATACAACGCCGGTTGACATCTATATGGAGATCGTCCGGGACGGCGGAGCGAGCGTCGTGTGTCGCTCGATGAAGGAATCTGACATTCGCGTCTTCTATCGTCAGCCCTGGGTGATGGTGGCCAGTGACGGAGGGATCGGGATGCGCCATCCGCGAGCTGCGGGCGCGTTCCCGCGCGTGCTGGGCGAGTACGTGCGCACGCGTCGTTGGCTCCGACTCGAAGAAGCGATCCGCAAGATGACGTCAGCTCCGGCAGCTCGATTGGGACTGAAGGATCGCGGCCTTCTGGCCGAAGGCATGAAGGCGGATTTCGTCATCTTCGATCCACAACGGGTGAGCGATCGCTCAACGTTTCGCGAGCCGCATCTGCTCTCAGTCGGCATCGAGTACGTGTTCGTCAACGGCGTGCGCGTCTGGGAGAAGGGTCGCGCAACCGGTCATCTCCCCGGCGTCGTGATCCGAAAATAG
- a CDS encoding NHL repeat-containing protein, giving the protein MRAVNWWMWRLTAMMCCVGAGVSAWSAQELIIQTVAGTGIPGFNGDGQPAVQAHLNAPAAVAIDAQGNIYIADVRNHRIRRVDTNGIITTVAGTGRPGYSGDGGLATNAQLNQPLGIALDSKGNLFIADTLNGRIRMVDAAGIVTTVAGNGSEEFGGDNGPATEAMFARPVGLAVDTRGHVYVADVFNNRIRKFTVGGKISTVAGDGIGGYSGDGGPAVMAQLNRPRDVALDKHGNLYIADMDNHRIRRVGPDGVIVTVAGDGEEGYNGDGLLAVEAKLRFPRAVDVDQVGRILIADLGNHRIRRVELDGRIQTVVGNGQDGFSGDGGPATEASIRGPRDVAAGRGGLLLIADLDNHRIRMAR; this is encoded by the coding sequence ATGCGTGCAGTGAATTGGTGGATGTGGCGATTAACGGCGATGATGTGCTGCGTGGGCGCGGGTGTGTCGGCATGGTCGGCGCAGGAATTGATCATTCAGACTGTGGCCGGAACCGGTATCCCCGGATTTAATGGCGATGGTCAGCCAGCCGTGCAGGCGCACTTAAATGCTCCCGCCGCCGTGGCTATTGATGCGCAGGGGAATATCTATATCGCCGATGTGCGCAACCATCGCATTCGTCGCGTTGATACCAACGGCATCATCACAACGGTGGCTGGAACAGGTCGGCCGGGCTATAGCGGTGATGGTGGCTTGGCAACCAATGCCCAGTTGAATCAGCCGCTTGGTATAGCACTAGACTCGAAGGGCAACCTGTTTATCGCCGATACGCTCAATGGCCGCATCCGCATGGTTGATGCAGCCGGCATTGTCACAACGGTTGCTGGAAATGGCAGCGAAGAATTTGGCGGAGATAATGGTCCAGCAACAGAAGCCATGTTCGCGCGCCCGGTTGGTCTAGCCGTTGATACCAGGGGTCATGTTTATGTGGCCGATGTGTTCAACAATCGAATCCGTAAGTTTACCGTCGGAGGAAAAATATCAACCGTGGCCGGTGATGGAATCGGCGGCTACAGCGGCGATGGCGGTCCAGCCGTCATGGCACAATTGAATCGGCCTCGCGACGTCGCTCTTGATAAACACGGCAACCTCTATATTGCCGACATGGATAACCATCGCATCAGACGGGTCGGCCCTGATGGCGTGATCGTAACCGTCGCCGGAGATGGCGAGGAAGGGTATAACGGCGATGGACTTTTAGCAGTCGAAGCGAAGCTCCGATTCCCACGCGCCGTGGATGTTGATCAAGTGGGCCGCATTCTCATCGCTGACCTAGGCAACCATCGCATCAGGCGGGTTGAGTTGGACGGGCGCATCCAGACAGTCGTTGGAAATGGGCAAGATGGTTTTAGCGGCGATGGCGGTCCGGCCACTGAGGCGAGTATCAGAGGACCACGCGATGTCGCTGCTGGCCGCGGCGGACTCCTGCTGATTGCCGACTTGGACAATCATCGGATTCGTATGGCGCGGTGA
- a CDS encoding cupin domain-containing protein, with translation MNGDRAQHEIHQLAAAYALGALNEAERRAFETHLEAGCGQCQSELERLNQLVGELGLAAPPVQPPAHLRDRLMQRIEQRQTKSWRSSGRQIWKEWKASPPTPTGRWEVRANEGRWLETGYPGVFAKNLFVDEKRQAVTMLIQMAPGARYPAHRHDDTEICYVIQGDVHFGERAYQAGDYIHNMPDSIDEEVWTTNGCLLFIISSQNDQLLDGLSS, from the coding sequence ATGAACGGTGATCGTGCACAACATGAGATTCATCAGCTCGCGGCGGCTTACGCCTTGGGTGCTCTCAATGAAGCCGAACGTCGCGCGTTTGAAACCCATCTGGAGGCCGGATGTGGCCAATGCCAGTCGGAGCTTGAACGATTGAACCAGTTGGTCGGTGAGCTTGGACTGGCCGCTCCGCCGGTGCAACCACCGGCCCATCTGCGAGATCGTCTCATGCAACGGATTGAGCAGCGTCAGACAAAAAGTTGGAGATCGAGCGGGCGGCAAATTTGGAAGGAATGGAAAGCTTCCCCTCCGACGCCGACCGGCCGGTGGGAAGTTCGGGCCAACGAAGGCCGGTGGCTGGAGACCGGCTATCCCGGCGTCTTTGCCAAAAACTTATTCGTGGACGAAAAGAGACAGGCAGTGACCATGCTCATCCAAATGGCTCCCGGCGCTCGTTACCCGGCTCACCGGCATGATGACACAGAGATTTGCTATGTGATTCAGGGCGATGTTCATTTCGGGGAACGAGCATATCAAGCAGGCGACTACATCCACAATATGCCCGATAGCATAGATGAAGAAGTGTGGACGACCAATGGATGTTTGCTCTTCATTATCTCATCGCAAAACGATCAGCTCTTAGACGGCCTCAGCTCTTAG
- a CDS encoding VWA domain-containing protein has product MKRRFLWRCLSMVLVSMVGGVAWASSQKPPAFEQSFQILPGGTVEIDNPSGRVQVETWNEHYVHVKAEKISPAGQPVFFSELSIAASESTIVVGCRPSSADVRIDLTVYAPRNCNVRIGKSHVQEARSAPAASSDGAWRDTDHRDATQANRPHATPTSGAGTSSRIVGSRERGADDARSGVGPIKVDGDTKTMSEGSMGVGVRVIPPLGAEAGRSSPGRPRSSDRDPFAIFDEDPFFNPDRETRQKPRRDEDDVFDEPKKQSSRTRPDAGLPGRQSSTNRRSEPVLRSRNEASQAEAQDMSRGATRAGTQSGTSAISADEDVLVLDSELVNLNLIVRDRSGKPVAGLTQSSFQVFEDDVLQQIAFFSPHSAPINLALVLDLSGSMREKAEVLKAAAIRFIDILSPQDRVAVVAFTHQAKLISPLTHDRAMLRERIQQMSIDRGRTALYEAVYQVINEVFQGTEGQRNAMVVLSDGVDNSISEFNLVPTVVSFEELLTRLEESDITTFPIYLDTEQEVVYKYLNESPEAYRIARERLRMMAEITGGMMFYAARLEDLDQTYQQVASELRAIYTLGYYPSNTRRDGSWRRIKVKTKDKNLSVRTRAGYYAR; this is encoded by the coding sequence ATGAAGCGAAGATTTTTATGGCGCTGTTTGTCTATGGTCCTCGTGTCTATGGTGGGGGGAGTCGCTTGGGCCAGTTCGCAGAAGCCACCTGCATTCGAGCAGAGTTTTCAGATTCTGCCGGGAGGCACAGTTGAAATTGATAATCCGTCGGGCCGCGTTCAGGTAGAAACGTGGAATGAGCATTACGTTCACGTCAAAGCGGAAAAGATCAGCCCGGCTGGACAACCTGTTTTCTTTTCAGAGCTGAGCATCGCAGCCAGTGAATCAACGATTGTCGTAGGGTGCCGTCCGTCGAGCGCTGACGTCAGAATTGATCTGACGGTTTATGCGCCGCGCAATTGCAACGTGCGGATTGGCAAGAGCCATGTGCAAGAAGCGCGATCGGCTCCAGCGGCCTCATCGGATGGAGCCTGGCGCGACACTGACCACCGGGATGCAACTCAGGCAAACCGGCCTCATGCAACGCCCACGTCGGGCGCGGGCACGTCCAGCCGGATTGTCGGAAGTCGAGAGCGTGGCGCTGATGACGCTCGTTCAGGCGTTGGCCCGATCAAAGTTGACGGCGATACAAAAACTATGTCGGAAGGTTCAATGGGCGTCGGAGTGCGCGTCATCCCGCCGTTGGGCGCGGAGGCGGGACGCTCCTCGCCAGGACGACCTCGCTCATCAGACCGTGACCCGTTTGCTATCTTCGATGAGGACCCCTTCTTCAACCCCGATCGTGAAACAAGGCAGAAGCCACGCCGCGATGAGGATGATGTCTTTGACGAGCCAAAGAAGCAATCATCGCGTACACGCCCGGATGCAGGGCTGCCCGGACGGCAATCCTCTACCAACCGTCGTTCTGAGCCGGTGCTCCGCTCGCGAAACGAAGCCAGTCAAGCTGAGGCTCAAGATATGTCGCGCGGCGCGACACGTGCTGGCACTCAATCAGGAACATCGGCTATCTCAGCCGATGAAGATGTGCTCGTGCTGGATAGCGAGCTGGTGAATTTGAATCTCATCGTTCGTGATCGCTCAGGTAAACCTGTCGCTGGATTAACCCAGTCCAGCTTTCAGGTCTTCGAGGATGATGTGCTTCAGCAGATCGCTTTTTTTTCGCCTCACTCAGCCCCGATTAACTTAGCGTTGGTGCTCGACCTGAGCGGCAGCATGCGTGAAAAAGCGGAGGTGCTCAAAGCAGCGGCCATTCGCTTCATTGACATCCTGAGTCCTCAGGATCGCGTTGCCGTTGTGGCCTTCACACATCAGGCGAAATTGATCTCGCCGCTGACTCACGACCGCGCGATGCTCCGAGAACGCATTCAGCAAATGAGCATAGATAGAGGACGGACGGCCTTGTACGAAGCTGTCTATCAGGTCATTAACGAGGTGTTCCAAGGAACTGAGGGCCAGCGCAATGCAATGGTGGTGTTATCTGATGGCGTGGATAATTCGATCAGTGAATTCAATCTCGTTCCCACCGTTGTGAGCTTTGAAGAGTTGTTAACCCGCCTGGAGGAATCTGACATTACCACCTTTCCCATCTATTTGGACACGGAGCAAGAGGTCGTTTACAAGTACCTCAATGAATCGCCTGAAGCCTACCGCATCGCTCGCGAGCGATTGCGAATGATGGCCGAGATCACCGGTGGCATGATGTTTTATGCCGCGCGATTGGAGGACTTGGATCAAACGTATCAGCAGGTCGCATCCGAATTGCGGGCCATTTACACGCTCGGCTACTATCCGAGCAACACCCGTCGTGACGGAAGTTGGCGACGGATCAAAGTGAAAACCAAAGACAAAAACCTATCGGTGCGGACACGCGCTGGCTACTACGCCAGGTGA
- a CDS encoding CHRD domain-containing protein — protein sequence MRMKLAVLVAGVVSFFAFHSTADAQTVFTARLNKAQEIPAPTGDNVATGTATMKLTENPDGSALLAYSITVTGLSGPIRAAHFHQAEAGRTGPVVKDLNFTGGTAIGTWSSSDTTQPLTPALLAALKAGDLYINIHTALNPPGEIRGQVYPTRSFKAELNVAQEVPPPTVTGTPSGTAAMTLRTAANGGVELLFEITVDGLSGPIAAAHFHRGAVGATGPVVRDIGSEFVGGTASGVWRSTVQTQPLTPTLLKALLAGELYLNIHTALNPPGEIRGQVVPE from the coding sequence ATGAGGATGAAGCTTGCTGTTTTGGTGGCAGGCGTCGTTTCGTTTTTCGCATTTCATTCCACTGCTGATGCTCAAACGGTGTTTACTGCCCGTTTGAACAAAGCCCAAGAAATTCCCGCTCCGACGGGTGACAACGTAGCCACAGGCACGGCCACGATGAAGCTCACGGAGAACCCTGATGGCAGCGCTCTACTGGCCTACAGTATCACGGTGACCGGATTGAGTGGACCGATACGTGCCGCCCATTTTCACCAAGCAGAAGCGGGTCGGACAGGGCCAGTTGTTAAGGACCTCAATTTCACCGGAGGCACGGCGATTGGCACGTGGAGCAGTTCAGACACGACACAACCATTGACGCCGGCGCTGCTGGCAGCACTCAAGGCAGGAGACTTGTACATTAACATTCACACAGCGTTGAATCCGCCAGGCGAAATTCGCGGTCAAGTCTACCCGACTCGGAGCTTCAAGGCTGAGCTGAATGTGGCTCAGGAAGTGCCACCGCCGACCGTCACGGGAACACCAAGCGGCACCGCAGCCATGACGCTGCGGACGGCGGCCAATGGCGGCGTTGAACTCTTGTTCGAGATCACTGTTGATGGACTGAGTGGTCCGATTGCGGCTGCCCATTTCCATCGCGGAGCCGTTGGTGCTACAGGTCCAGTGGTGAGAGATATTGGCTCCGAATTCGTTGGCGGAACGGCTTCCGGTGTCTGGCGCAGTACGGTTCAAACTCAGCCGTTAACGCCAACACTGCTGAAGGCTCTATTGGCCGGCGAGCTCTATTTGAATATCCATACAGCGCTGAATCCGCCGGGCGAAATTCGCGGTCAGGTGGTTCCTGAATAA